The Solanum dulcamara chromosome 6, daSolDulc1.2, whole genome shotgun sequence genome contains the following window.
TGCATTTTTGACAAAAACGCGTTCCTCCTTTTTGACAATAATTTTACGCGTTTTtgtctcctataaatagagggcctcttgccctcagttaaatcatcccagaaagagagagtaagaatacaaagagagttatacaccaagataaatattgtagtcttgagtgttcTCTTTAGtggttgttccttttacaaaagagaagtgttaattgttgttttctccttgtatttgagagcagtgtactccatattttaatagtgagatTCTTCTACctcgtggtttttcccctctatcagttagaggcgttttcacgtaaaattcttgtgtccaatttattttcatatttattgtaatatcaaactttagttgtggtgcttcttCCCCCAACACGACTTACGCTGTAGATTGAGCTACAATATCTTGCTTTTTTGTGCTCCAGCATAGAATATCTGAACCAAATGAAAAGGAGTAACCAGATGTGCTTTTgtaatcattcaaaaatcaacccCAATCACTATCTGAATAGTCAATAAGAGCACCATTCTCCATActtctagaccaaattccatAATCAACATCCCTCTAACGTATCTTAACACCCTTTAAGCTGCTCCAAAATGCTTAGTGCTGGGACTTTGCATATATCGAGGTAATAAACTGGTCGAGAAAATGATGTCTGACTTAGAATTAGTCAGATACAATAGCTTCCAATATCTATAAAGTTTTGAATCTTCCTTCTCTTCGCCATCATTCTTCATTAATTTTTCATTCACAACAAGTAGATTTGCAACATCTTTGCACTTGTTAAGCTTGAACCATTTTAACAAATTCAAGGCAAACCTCCTTTGAAACAAGAAAATTCCTTCACAAGATTGAGAAATTTTTATTCATAGAAAAAACTTTATTTCTCCTAGATCGGACATCTCAAAAGTTAAGaccaaaaacaatttttttaagcTCGTACACCTTGTGTTCTTCACTTGCAATAGTAAAACCCTTTTGGTTGTTCAACATAAATGTCTTTCTCAAGCAATCCGTTGAGAAATGCAGATTTGACATCCAAATGGAAGATTTTCTACTTGTCTACCTGACACATCGCATCAAGATGAAATTCGATAGCTAGTACCCAATATAGGTAGCGTTTGTCCGATATATACAAAGCGAAAAACTTAAATTTAGAAAGAATTGACACTTGTTAAGAAATGAAAATTTATACCTTCGGAGCTTTCAAAGTATTTACTTGAAACGATAGAGACCGGTGataatgtgttctaaaataattaagagTGACAAACTAAACTAACAAGAAGAATAAGGAGAGAGAGAACTgttcaagtaaaataagagGAAGAAGAGCAAAGTAGAGTTTTATATTCGTGTATCTCTTTTGTTCGTTTGAAAAAACTATTTATAGTTAAAGTTAAAGGAACAAATTTGTTTCTTGGCCACCAAAAATTGGAGTGGGTGGATCCATTTTGCATGGCATTCATATCCTTtacaataattattaattattaggATGGATGGATTGATTTGAATACAAGTAGTAATGAGTTTAGTTATGATGGAGTAAGTTATGTCGGAATtagttatgatgggataagttatgctagaattattttttattgatggAATAAGTTATGTCGGGATTATTTATGATAGGATAAATTATACTGtgatttatttcttattgatggaataagttatgccgagattagttatgatgagataagttatattgagattatttttaatgattgtttgatttgttgtatttaaaataatatgcattgcataaattttaagaacaaattatttatttacaaaaatactcttcactttatttagtgttttatattttctatgcAAACTTTATAAAGTTttcatcatatttaacttaaatatttttgtgtgtgcATTCCCATGATGATaccatatatatttaaaaataaaatcttcatcttatttaacttaaaatagaattttcatcttaaatttgttaaagtaaaataaaatttattatttatatcactTCATTTAAGCACATATCACTCTTAAATTGTAAAATACTAAAGTTTTCATTTTggttgatatataaaatacaagattttaagtgagtaaatatatatataattaaaaatatgtaatttaataGTAGAgaaattaaaacataaataaatataagaattagtcaaataaattaataaataaaaaatacatttgcatagtctaattttttaataaaaaaatataaaaaattatcataaaaataaggagtagTGAAGATTGCAAATGTTATTATAcatggtattaaaaataatgtgaatatacATGAATGCGAAAAGTGATGTACAAAAAGAATATAAAtggatatttttgttattttttaaattttattctgGGATAATATACCACCCAAGAAGAGAGATAACTTAATTCGATACTAATTATTAGTTTTGAATTAAGTTATCTCAAACTTACCAATCaaacaacaaattaaatgaCTATAATTTAATTTCGGGACTATCTTACTATTTGAGGAGAGATGACTCAAAACCTtgcttttttattattttttatttgacatGAAGTTTGGTCAGTAGCCAACTAATTCTCTCTTCAGGTGCTTTGCATGTGTGTATTCCAAGCCATTTTCCCCGTTGGTGATTCCGAATTATTTGTACATCATTATGACACCATTCTAATaaccttgaaattgaaagataaaatttgaaatcagaaattacatttaaaatagatattatttcagaaaataattaaaattttgttagtaattttttttccttagaattattttaattaatttaaatagctaaattatcaaattaactTCCGAGCCAACAATTTTGGAAGGGGAATATAAGATAACGCGGCATTATAGCATATGGGAgcagtgaatttttttttcaaaatgagTTGCAATTACTTGTATCGCTCCGTTTCTCACATAATTTTTTATACCCCAATTGCCCCTACCATTCTGAGTCTTAAATCCCCATTTTGCCCCTCCCGACGCCGGCGACAATTGCGTTCATTTTCCATTTCAGCCAGCAATAGCTTCACCTGGGACGACGTTTTCCGACTACCTGAATCTCCTCAAAATGACTACTCTGCCCTCTCTGGGTTTTTCGATAAAATCAAGCTTTGTAATCGCAATTTGGTATTCCTCATCCTCTTTTTCACTCTTCATTGAGCTAAAATTTACTTTAAAATAAGCCTTTTATGGAaaataataagatttttttaacaGGAGAAGCAATGTGAGTTCATGCCTTTCGTGATTGAGGACCAAATAATTGGCTACGTTCACCATGGgtaatttcaatttttctttaatctttttgtTCATAATacacttttcttttctctttcaaCTAATGCTACTATGTCAACTTCAAGTTTATTTAGTGTTTGACCGTGTTTTTGattgtgaaatttgaaaaaaaaaagtttttgtttTCAAAGTAAAAAGTGGAAATTGTACTTAGTTGTGTTTGACCCTGAATACAAATTGAAGTTGTTTTTGACTTTTTATGAGTAATTTGGagtgaaaaaagtaaaaacagaattcattgaaaattttgaaatttcaacTTCCAGAAATTTATGGTCAAACATATTCAAGTCCGGGAAAAAGTGAAAATTTTTCATGGCCAAACGCCTGGTTCCTCAACTTGGTCTCAACTCTCAATGGACAACTAAACACTCCAACTCATCCCTATTGTGTCTTGTGGACACCCTATGATGTATATATGACACATAAATTTTGAAGGTGTCTAGATCATTTTGTAAGTTGGAGTGTTCAATTGAAAAATTGGAGACGAGTTGAGATGTCTAGatgatcattttgtaagttGAAGTGTTCAATTGATACATTGGAGACgagttgaggtgtctagatgtGTAGTCTCTCAAAGTTGAAGTGCTTACTTGCTAGCTATGGCCAAATTTAATTGTTTGTTTATGTGTTATTCCAATAGAATTTGGTTTATCTTTGCATCAGATAGCTATTCttaatgatttaaaattttgtgTTTTGTTTGATGAGAAGGTACATATATTTGGTTATTTAGGTTTGCTGATTTTCTGAAGCCATTTCAGAATGTATTCATTTTCCCACAAGATAACGAGTATGGAAGCCAGTTTGGATGTCATTGCACTTTACATCCAAACCTTAGTACTCCCAACGATCGAACTAAAGCTGTAGCCAATGTCATTAATTCTTTGGGTGAACTGATCCCCGGCATAAGAAATGAGGTATTTCAAACCATTGATACCTTATGTCTATAAATTTACGAATTCTGAAATCTTTTAGCTAAAAGTCCTAAGACTAACGCTTGCTTCCTCCATGATAACATCTTTGCTACGCTGATCACGGGTAGTTATTTCCGGTTGCATCAGCTTTCGGGGAaccaatatttttttcactggaACGAGCTGCTGCGCCATATTTTGGGATAAAGGTGTGCTATTCAGTTTTTCCACTTAAACTAATTACGTCATCTCTTAATAATATGTTTCTGTAAATCATTAAAATCTTACTAAATAGATTTTAGTCTTTGTTTTGATATGAACACTTCTATGAATGTCATTATGGGCTTGTTTTCTCAGTTATGATGGATATTCCTACCTACTACTTAGTGTTAGTTTGATAGCTTAAGAAGGCCCTTTTTCTTTTCCAATGAGGTCCCCAACCCGTTAACAATTCTTATCATGTGACTATTGGCCATCTCTCTATCAGATGTTCATGTTGGTAAGTGAGGGAGGTTTCTGGCTGTTTTTGTTTGGAACTTTGAGATATGGTCATTAATCAACTATCACTTTGAATTTTCCCATTCTTGAAATCCTTTGAACTTTCTGAGTTGATGTCTAGGTTGGTTTTTACACTTACAACACATTTTTCCATCATTTGGTCTCTGTTTATGAGTAGTAGAGACAGTTAAGACCCTCCAATTGTTATCCCTAAAATTTCTTTCCAGAGGCCATCCAAACATTTCTTTCTAGAGGCCTATTAATTGTTATGACTCTTTGTTGATAGTAGGTTTATGGAGTTCATATGAATGGATATCTCGAGAAAGATGGGCAGGAATTTCTATGGCTAGGAAAGAGAAGTGAACAAAAAGCCACCTATCCTGGAATGCTTGATCATTTAGTCGCTGGGGGATTGGTATGTAACACCCTTCAAGGTTAATGGTTTATCACAGATTATTGTTATATATGTACCTGTAGCCTTACTGGTATCACGGATTTAGTCACTTCCTTGGATCTAAATATGCTTCTGTTGAAAATTCTTTAGCCTCTTCATAAAcaacatttttttcatttcttatcAAAGAAACCTACTAAGATTCCTCATCAACTATTTTTTTGTGGAGCAGTTCTTTGGTCCGGAGCATACTATAGTATAGTAGTCAATATTGTGTAAAAATGATTATTTCTTGGTTGATTTAATGTTCATTTATGTGGTTCTGGATGTAGCCACGTGATATTTCTTGTGGAGAAAATCTTATTAAGGAATGTGAAGAGGAGGCAGGGATACCAAGATCTATTTCCCATAAGTAAGATCAATTCtccattttgaaataataaccatcaatttaagGCGCTCGACTATCTGCTTGATgttttatattgtataaatgatTCTTCACAATTCTCCATTTCTTGTCATGATCAGAGCTAGGCCAGTTGGAGCTGTGTCCTACGTTGACATAGAAGGATATAGGATGAAGAGAGATGTCCTCTTTTGTTATGATCTGAAGCTTCCTGATGGCTTCATTCCTCATAACGAGGGTAAGCCTACTAAATTTTCTATCTGTATCTAACCACTAAACCAAAgctttagatgtgttttagttTCTCCGCTAAACTAATTAAAATTCTGTGTTTCTGATTTTGGTCTTCACGTGGAACAAGCATTGTTCTAGGTGAATGGCTTCTTTCTATTTATTTCAGATGCTCATAGAATTTTAGTCAATCTCTGCTCTTTTGTGTTTTGTGACAGATGGGGAGGTAGAAAGCTTTCGATTGGTCCCAGTCACACAAGTTGCAAATATCATCCAAAAAACATCGTTCTTCAAAGCAAACTGCAATCTTGTCATTACTGATTTCCTTTTCCGGCATGGGTAGGCATATCGTACCATTTACTTTAATATTTCCATCCAACTTATGAGCCATTTATTCTTTCTATTTCCTGTCCTGCCACATTAAACACCACTTCAGTTATGAAGTTTTAAGAAACATTCTTTTTGTAACAAGGATCTAAACTATCTGAACCAGTTCTGAATTAA
Protein-coding sequences here:
- the LOC129891276 gene encoding nudix hydrolase 20, chloroplastic-like — translated: MGAVNFFFKMSCNYLYRSVSHIIFYTPIAPTILSLKSPFCPSRRRRQLRSFSISASNSFTWDDVFRLPESPQNDYSALSGFFDKIKLCNRNLEKQCEFMPFVIEDQIIGYVHHGFADFLKPFQNVFIFPQDNEYGSQFGCHCTLHPNLSTPNDRTKAVANVINSLGELIPGIRNELFPVASAFGEPIFFSLERAAAPYFGIKVYGVHMNGYLEKDGQEFLWLGKRSEQKATYPGMLDHLVAGGLPRDISCGENLIKECEEEAGIPRSISHKARPVGAVSYVDIEGYRMKRDVLFCYDLKLPDGFIPHNEDGEVESFRLVPVTQVANIIQKTSFFKANCNLVITDFLFRHGHIRPEVFGYLKLLQSLRSGYCS